From the genome of Segatella hominis, one region includes:
- a CDS encoding ATP-binding protein has product MTEYIHRNIDSELIAWKEDSMRKPLLLRGARQVGKSSAVKNFGKQFEYFAEVNFERNKAIKTFFQGDIDVRLIAKKISSYINVPVEAGKTLLFLDEIQECPEAIMALRFFKEDYPELHVIAAGSLLEFTLQELPTFGVGRIHSLFMYPMTFDEFLYANHEEGLILLRNEAYGNQSLDQAFHDKLVEYFRTYLLVGGMPESVLAWTKTHDFNRCRNIQEDIILTYEDDFSKYKKRVNPDLLRTTMRGICHQAGEKLTYKQISADYQSSQIREALRLLTLAGIVTPVVATSGNGIPLDAEADEKSMKVLFLDPGLLLAVLQLEGDLSQQLIELILAGTPQELVNKGGVTEMVAGLEMMRYKPCIQRQKMFYWEQKGKSVAEIDYLEIHNMKITPIEIKSGTQGGMKSLWLFMREKKLTEAFRCSLENFGSFDYIDKQDDDAIRHVTILPLYALSLLRSR; this is encoded by the coding sequence ATGACAGAATATATACATAGAAACATAGATTCAGAACTCATCGCCTGGAAGGAAGATTCCATGCGGAAACCCTTGCTGCTTCGTGGTGCCCGACAGGTTGGAAAGTCATCAGCAGTTAAAAACTTTGGAAAGCAATTCGAGTATTTCGCCGAGGTAAACTTCGAACGTAACAAGGCAATCAAAACCTTCTTCCAGGGGGATATTGACGTACGATTGATTGCTAAAAAAATCAGTAGTTATATCAATGTCCCTGTAGAAGCAGGTAAGACGCTTCTCTTTCTCGATGAAATCCAGGAATGCCCTGAAGCCATCATGGCACTACGCTTCTTCAAGGAAGATTATCCTGAGCTGCATGTCATAGCCGCAGGATCACTTCTGGAATTTACGCTTCAGGAACTCCCTACTTTTGGAGTAGGAAGGATTCACTCGCTCTTCATGTATCCGATGACTTTCGATGAATTTCTGTATGCCAATCACGAAGAAGGGCTCATCCTTCTCCGAAATGAAGCATACGGAAACCAGTCTTTAGATCAAGCCTTCCATGATAAACTCGTGGAATACTTCCGCACCTACCTGCTTGTAGGAGGCATGCCGGAATCTGTTCTGGCATGGACCAAGACACACGATTTCAACCGATGCAGAAACATCCAGGAAGACATCATACTGACATACGAAGATGATTTCAGCAAGTATAAAAAGAGAGTCAACCCAGATTTACTGCGCACAACGATGCGTGGCATCTGTCATCAGGCAGGAGAGAAGTTGACATACAAGCAAATATCAGCAGATTATCAGAGTTCACAAATCAGAGAAGCCCTCCGCCTGTTGACACTTGCAGGAATCGTTACTCCTGTGGTTGCTACCTCGGGCAATGGTATTCCGCTGGATGCGGAAGCTGACGAGAAAAGCATGAAGGTTCTCTTTCTGGACCCAGGATTACTGTTAGCTGTGCTTCAATTGGAAGGCGACCTGTCTCAGCAGCTCATAGAACTTATTTTAGCCGGCACACCTCAGGAACTTGTCAATAAGGGAGGTGTAACAGAAATGGTTGCCGGACTCGAGATGATGCGCTACAAACCATGCATCCAGCGCCAGAAGATGTTTTATTGGGAGCAGAAGGGGAAGAGTGTTGCCGAGATAGACTATCTGGAAATCCACAACATGAAGATTACCCCTATCGAAATCAAATCGGGCACTCAGGGCGGCATGAAGAGTCTCTGGCTATTCATGAGAGAGAAAAAGCTCACCGAAGCCTTCCGTTGTTCCTTAGAGAATTTTGGATCATTTGATTACATTGACAAGCAGGACGATGATGCCATAAGGCATGTCACCATACTGCCTCTCTATGCATTATCCCTATTGAGAAGCCGTTAA